The proteins below are encoded in one region of Pontibacter deserti:
- a CDS encoding RidA family protein: MKRQNISSGAVWEDIVGYSRAVRVGNIVEVAGTTATNGDEIIGKGNAYEQTRFILQKIELALQQAGASITDVVRTRMFVTDISQWEQVGRAHGEVFRSIKPASAMVQVSALINPELLVEIEATAIVTSDNESLINEQATPYDEV; encoded by the coding sequence ATGAAAAGACAAAACATCTCCTCGGGTGCTGTGTGGGAAGATATAGTTGGCTATAGCCGTGCCGTGCGCGTTGGCAATATAGTGGAAGTAGCGGGCACCACCGCTACCAACGGCGACGAAATTATAGGCAAAGGCAATGCTTATGAACAAACCCGGTTTATACTTCAGAAAATAGAACTGGCTTTGCAGCAGGCCGGAGCAAGCATAACCGATGTCGTGCGCACCCGCATGTTTGTAACTGACATCAGCCAATGGGAACAAGTTGGCCGTGCCCATGGCGAGGTGTTCCGAAGTATAAAACCTGCCTCCGCTATGGTGCAGGTAAGCGCACTTATTAACCCAGAGCTTTTAGTAGAAATTGAAGCTACGGCAATAGTTACTTCCGATAACGAAAGCCTGATAAACGAACAAGCTACCCCTTACGACGAAGTATAG
- a CDS encoding S66 peptidase family protein, producing the protein MISALQPGDKIAIISTARKITSQELIPALHTFENWGLQVVLGQSINASYNQFAGDDALRLQDFQQMLDDESIKAIVCARGGYGTTRIIDQVDFTKFKKQPKWVIGFSDVTTIHSHIHNLGIETIHAIMPVLFGRVGTIDSVETLRQVLFGENLSYTSAPHPFNRTGTARGQLVGGNLSMLHTLTGTKSDINTDGKILFLEDLDEYLYHIDRMLVHLDRSGKLSNLAGLIVGDMSDMKDNAIPFGKTAYEIILEHTGKYNYPVCYNFPVGHEPLNLALVCGREATLDVSELGASLGYNF; encoded by the coding sequence ATGATATCTGCCCTACAGCCCGGCGACAAAATCGCTATTATTTCTACTGCCCGGAAAATTACTTCACAAGAGCTTATACCTGCCCTCCATACTTTTGAGAACTGGGGACTGCAGGTGGTGCTTGGCCAAAGTATAAATGCCAGTTATAATCAATTTGCCGGCGACGATGCGCTCCGTTTACAGGACTTCCAGCAGATGCTTGATGATGAAAGTATAAAAGCTATCGTTTGTGCCCGCGGGGGTTACGGCACTACCCGCATCATCGATCAGGTAGATTTCACGAAATTTAAAAAGCAGCCGAAATGGGTGATCGGGTTCAGCGATGTAACCACTATTCACAGCCATATCCATAACTTAGGCATCGAAACAATACATGCTATTATGCCGGTGCTGTTTGGTCGCGTAGGGACGATTGATTCTGTTGAAACATTGCGCCAGGTATTGTTCGGAGAAAACCTGAGTTATACTTCAGCACCGCATCCCTTTAACCGCACCGGCACCGCCAGAGGGCAACTGGTAGGCGGAAACTTATCGATGTTGCATACACTAACCGGCACCAAATCCGATATCAACACCGATGGCAAAATCCTGTTCCTCGAGGACCTGGATGAATACCTGTACCACATCGACCGCATGCTCGTGCACCTCGACCGAAGCGGCAAACTCAGCAACCTGGCTGGCCTTATAGTCGGCGATATGAGCGATATGAAAGATAATGCCATCCCCTTCGGCAAAACTGCTTACGAGATTATACTGGAGCACACGGGCAAGTATAACTATCCTGTCTGCTACAACTTCCCGGTTGGCCACGAGCCCCTGAACTTAGCCCTGGTTTGTGGCAGAGAGGCTACACTTGATGTAAGTGAGTTGGGGGCGAGCTTGGGGTACAATTTTTAA
- a CDS encoding DUF1493 family protein — protein sequence MKDKQIKQVEFSKLRHAYITVKGFLESESWENVKSLDTTVVEDLGLYGDDNYDLLLKFVEKFELDFGDFQYDKHFYSEGELFDSFSALKSLLTLSVWLPLYTIELLTLNNVKIDKPDLFPPKRTVTDMTFKDLLIWYIEGKYTSESEIKYEIKTKPQQNL from the coding sequence ATGAAAGATAAACAGATAAAACAAGTAGAGTTCTCGAAGCTGCGTCACGCCTACATTACAGTTAAAGGCTTTTTAGAGTCGGAGTCTTGGGAGAATGTTAAATCTCTGGACACTACAGTAGTGGAAGACCTGGGCTTGTATGGAGATGATAACTATGACCTACTGTTAAAATTTGTAGAAAAGTTCGAGCTTGATTTTGGTGACTTTCAATATGATAAGCATTTTTATTCTGAAGGAGAACTATTTGATTCATTTTCCGCTCTTAAAAGCCTTCTGACATTATCAGTATGGCTGCCACTATATACTATTGAGTTACTGACTTTAAACAATGTAAAGATTGATAAACCAGATTTGTTTCCACCCAAAAGAACGGTAACAGATATGACTTTTAAAGACTTGTTGATTTGGTATATTGAAGGGAAGTATACCTCGGAGTCAGAAATTAAATATGAAATAAAAACGAAACCACAACAAAACCTATAG
- a CDS encoding hemolysin family protein has translation MIFNIFLTILLVLLNGFFVAAEFAIVKVRASQIELRAQAGNTMAKMAQHMISHLDAYLSATQLGITLASLGLGWIGESVVSQIIINIMSAFGFEPSPEVAHSIALPIAFALITVLHIVFGELAPKSLAIQRPESTTLAIALPLRFFYILFIPFIWILNGLSNFILRSMGIRALHGSEVHSAEELRLLFEQSAEGGAIQDSQHELIENVFQFNERMVKQIQVPRTKMIAIDINISEHDLMEIIFNEGYSRLPVYNGTIDNIVGVLYVKDLLSIMRLGEPVVLEKLIRPAYFVPETKKINRLLKQFQRRHLHMAIATDEFGGVSGIVTIEDIIEELVGEIQDEYDEEVPLVEMIGDFEYKVSAAAPISDANDYLPYPLPEGEDYETVGGLVSVLYGQIPEDITDTIDFNEYEVRVLEKSERSLISVLFKIREEMREETVYREMPEH, from the coding sequence ATGATATTCAATATTTTCCTGACCATATTACTGGTGTTGCTCAATGGCTTTTTCGTGGCTGCTGAGTTTGCAATTGTAAAAGTCAGGGCTTCTCAGATAGAATTGCGTGCCCAGGCCGGTAACACTATGGCTAAAATGGCGCAGCACATGATCTCGCATTTAGATGCTTACTTATCAGCAACGCAGTTAGGTATAACGCTGGCTTCACTTGGCTTGGGTTGGATAGGTGAAAGCGTAGTGTCGCAGATCATTATCAACATTATGTCAGCATTTGGTTTTGAGCCAAGTCCTGAAGTTGCCCATAGTATAGCTTTGCCAATTGCCTTTGCCCTGATTACTGTATTGCACATTGTGTTCGGCGAGCTGGCTCCTAAGTCACTTGCTATTCAGCGACCTGAATCTACTACGCTTGCCATTGCGCTACCGCTTCGCTTCTTCTATATCCTGTTCATACCATTTATCTGGATCCTGAACGGGTTATCTAATTTTATACTTCGCTCTATGGGCATTCGTGCTCTGCATGGTTCTGAAGTACACTCTGCCGAAGAATTGCGCCTGTTGTTTGAACAAAGTGCCGAAGGTGGTGCCATACAGGATTCTCAGCATGAGCTGATCGAGAACGTGTTCCAGTTTAATGAGCGCATGGTAAAGCAGATACAGGTACCACGTACTAAAATGATTGCCATCGACATCAACATTTCGGAGCATGACCTGATGGAGATCATTTTTAACGAAGGCTACTCCCGGTTACCGGTTTACAATGGCACCATTGATAATATTGTAGGGGTACTATATGTAAAAGACCTGTTAAGCATTATGCGACTTGGTGAGCCTGTAGTACTGGAGAAACTCATCCGCCCGGCTTACTTTGTACCTGAAACCAAGAAGATCAACCGACTGCTGAAACAGTTTCAGCGCCGGCACCTGCACATGGCTATTGCTACCGATGAATTTGGAGGCGTATCAGGTATAGTTACCATTGAGGATATTATTGAAGAGCTGGTAGGTGAGATCCAGGACGAGTATGATGAGGAAGTACCGCTGGTAGAAATGATCGGTGACTTTGAATATAAAGTCAGTGCTGCGGCTCCTATTTCAGATGCGAATGATTACCTGCCTTACCCGCTGCCTGAAGGTGAGGATTATGAAACTGTAGGCGGACTGGTAAGTGTGCTTTACGGGCAGATTCCTGAAGACATTACCGATACTATAGATTTTAACGAATATGAAGTTCGGGTGCTGGAGAAATCAGAAAGGAGCCTGATATCTGTTCTGTTTAAAATACGCGAAGAAATGCGCGAAGAAACTGTTTATCGGGAAATGCCGGAGCATTAA
- a CDS encoding nucleoside deaminase, with product MATDFLSIYSDEYFMQQAYRLAQQAFEEGEIPIGAVIVANNRVIAKAYNQTEKLNDVTAHAEMLAFTAASEYLGNKYLHDCTLYVTVEPCVMCAGASYWAQLKRVVFGTTEPKRGYRRVGNLLHPKTEMVSGIMAQECAALMASFFEAKRK from the coding sequence ATGGCAACAGACTTTTTATCGATTTATAGTGACGAGTACTTTATGCAGCAGGCTTACCGGCTGGCGCAGCAGGCATTTGAAGAAGGCGAGATTCCGATAGGGGCTGTTATAGTTGCCAACAACCGCGTAATTGCCAAAGCTTACAACCAGACAGAAAAACTAAACGATGTAACCGCTCACGCCGAAATGCTGGCTTTTACAGCCGCATCCGAATACCTAGGCAACAAATACTTACACGATTGTACTTTGTATGTAACCGTAGAACCTTGCGTAATGTGTGCCGGAGCAAGTTATTGGGCGCAGCTAAAAAGAGTGGTTTTCGGAACAACGGAGCCTAAACGTGGTTACAGAAGAGTAGGAAATTTGCTGCACCCTAAAACCGAAATGGTAAGCGGCATTATGGCCCAGGAATGTGCCGCCCTGATGGCTTCGTTTTTTGAAGCAAAAAGAAAATAG
- a CDS encoding radical SAM protein — protein MLLRTKPVLCNYYVTYRCNAKCSFCDIWEKPSPYITLQDVKQNLQDLKRLGVQVIDFTGGEPLLHRQIDEMLALAHNMGFITTLTTNAMLYPKLAERLKGKVDMLHFSLDSAHKEKHDAGRGVACYDFVMESVKVAKALGERPDILFTVFKHNLHELEEVYQQLILPKKLILILNPAFEYNTVDTGERLTEEELDYLTQFGKRKGVYLNDGFIQLRKDGGNHVGNPVCKAATTTIVISPENELVLPCYHLGTKSYPINGNLQQLYYSPEVEKLKKLEGRLPACEGCTINCYMQPSFAVNLNKYFWKALPSTLKYNYHKGTWKRLLA, from the coding sequence ATGCTCCTGAGAACCAAACCTGTACTCTGCAACTATTACGTTACCTACCGCTGTAACGCAAAGTGCTCGTTCTGCGACATCTGGGAAAAACCATCACCCTACATTACACTACAAGATGTAAAGCAGAATCTGCAGGATTTAAAAAGATTAGGGGTGCAGGTAATTGATTTTACCGGCGGCGAACCGTTGCTGCATCGGCAGATAGATGAAATGTTGGCTCTGGCGCATAATATGGGTTTTATTACCACGCTTACTACCAATGCCATGCTTTATCCTAAACTGGCTGAGCGGCTAAAAGGTAAAGTAGACATGCTGCATTTCTCTCTTGATTCTGCACATAAAGAGAAACACGATGCCGGAAGGGGAGTAGCCTGTTATGATTTTGTAATGGAGTCTGTTAAGGTAGCAAAGGCATTGGGCGAACGACCGGATATACTTTTCACGGTGTTTAAGCACAACCTGCACGAGCTGGAAGAAGTGTATCAACAGCTGATTTTACCGAAGAAGCTTATACTTATACTTAATCCGGCTTTTGAATATAACACCGTAGATACCGGCGAACGCTTAACTGAAGAAGAACTGGATTACCTGACCCAATTTGGCAAGCGTAAAGGCGTATACCTGAACGACGGCTTTATACAACTACGTAAAGATGGCGGTAATCATGTTGGAAATCCGGTCTGCAAAGCTGCTACTACAACTATAGTTATCTCTCCTGAGAACGAACTTGTTTTGCCTTGCTACCACCTGGGTACCAAAAGCTACCCGATCAATGGAAACCTGCAGCAACTATACTATAGCCCCGAGGTAGAAAAATTAAAGAAACTGGAAGGTCGGTTGCCTGCCTGCGAAGGATGTACTATAAACTGTTACATGCAGCCCAGTTTTGCCGTAAACTTGAACAAATACTTTTGGAAAGCCTTGCCCAGTACCTTAAAGTATAACTACCACAAAGGCACCTGGAAGCGGCTGTTGGCTTAG
- a CDS encoding TonB-dependent receptor domain-containing protein codes for MPKIFYNIKLVILTVLLCCYSFSLAIAQSSTTNTNSIKGAITDSINQQPLAYVTVVVQESVTTKTIKSTLTNDSGFFEITGLPENQYKLILSYVGYKTKTIALPAFTSPTINLGTISLASTATLLDEIQVITQKPLVEQDAEKLIYNVDADPESAILNTLDMFRKIPLLTVDADDNLLLNGSNSYQILVNGKRSSLFSGNLQDILKGLPANSIKKVEVITNPPARYEAAGVGGIINIVTYRKSISGYNGSVNLGANSPEGYNGGSYVTANAGKVNFSGRINSSTNTSPARKYFFFREDIMQQNRLEQTGESSSKSRFNSLSGEISYDLNSLDNITGSFGLNGGKGSNNYEQHVEQLNTLGEVTEAYKNLNSGDYKTNGNDLSLSYQHSSRKNDQQLLSFSFNRISSDNKSTSDFALQPIFNYTGRVSTTNNQDKSRQYTLQADYIQPVGKQILELGLKSLLDKNSSNYFYKTQDPETGEFLLDSSQSNNFNYNQDIHAAYVSLTIKMGNWGLRSGARAEQTRLDADFRSSGTEVKQNYLNLFPSATLSYLLKGTSTIKLSYNQRIERPGLYYLDPYVDLTDPLNISFGNPTLDPATSHTVQLEFDTFFKGTSINTNIYHNFTNNSIQQFTVLGTDSVARTTYGNLGQNRNYGLTLNGNTTLFKKLNISINSGSNYVSYTSQLEGKPQNNEGFTYHIQGSTSYRFGKGWRASGNLGYNSPNILLQGKTGGYTWSSLSVNKDFLKDNKASINLAVRSPFRKTRSSSTKVINPNFYQVRESNTEIRQFSLSFNYRFGKLK; via the coding sequence TTGCCAAAAATATTTTATAATATCAAACTAGTTATTCTAACAGTTTTACTATGCTGTTATTCTTTTTCTTTAGCAATAGCTCAATCCTCAACTACAAATACCAACTCTATAAAAGGAGCTATAACAGACTCCATCAACCAACAACCATTAGCTTATGTAACAGTAGTTGTACAAGAATCAGTAACTACTAAAACTATAAAAAGCACCCTCACAAATGACAGCGGTTTTTTTGAGATAACTGGACTCCCGGAAAACCAATACAAGCTTATACTTTCTTATGTAGGTTATAAAACCAAAACTATAGCCTTACCCGCATTTACTTCCCCAACTATAAACCTGGGCACCATATCACTTGCCTCCACTGCCACCCTCCTGGATGAGATACAGGTAATAACACAGAAGCCCCTGGTAGAGCAGGATGCCGAAAAACTTATTTATAATGTTGATGCAGATCCGGAAAGTGCCATACTAAACACACTGGATATGTTTAGGAAAATACCTTTGCTAACAGTTGATGCTGATGACAACCTGCTACTAAACGGGAGTAATTCTTACCAGATACTGGTTAATGGTAAAAGATCGTCGTTGTTTTCAGGTAACCTGCAAGATATACTGAAAGGGCTACCGGCCAATTCAATTAAAAAAGTAGAGGTAATTACAAACCCGCCGGCCAGGTACGAGGCTGCCGGTGTCGGGGGCATTATCAATATTGTTACTTACCGGAAAAGTATAAGCGGCTATAATGGTTCTGTAAACCTGGGAGCTAACAGCCCGGAAGGTTATAATGGTGGTAGCTACGTAACTGCTAATGCCGGTAAGGTTAACTTCTCTGGTCGTATAAACAGCAGCACCAATACCAGCCCTGCCAGAAAATATTTTTTCTTCAGAGAGGATATCATGCAGCAGAACAGACTGGAGCAGACAGGTGAGAGCAGTAGTAAAAGCAGGTTCAACAGTTTGAGCGGCGAAATAAGCTATGACCTGAACTCACTGGATAATATTACCGGTTCTTTTGGCCTGAACGGTGGCAAAGGCTCCAATAACTATGAACAGCATGTGGAGCAATTAAATACGCTCGGCGAAGTAACGGAAGCTTACAAAAACCTTAACTCAGGAGACTATAAAACCAATGGTAATGACCTGAGTTTAAGTTACCAGCATAGCTCCAGGAAAAACGATCAGCAGCTACTCTCCTTTTCTTTTAACCGGATCAGCAGCGATAATAAGAGTACATCAGATTTCGCGTTACAGCCTATCTTTAACTATACTGGCCGGGTAAGCACTACAAATAATCAGGATAAGTCTAGGCAGTATACTTTGCAGGCAGATTACATTCAACCAGTTGGCAAACAGATACTGGAGCTAGGCTTAAAATCTTTACTTGATAAGAACAGCAGCAATTATTTCTATAAAACACAAGATCCGGAAACAGGGGAGTTTCTGCTTGACTCAAGCCAGAGTAATAATTTTAATTATAATCAGGATATACATGCTGCTTATGTATCGCTAACTATAAAAATGGGTAACTGGGGGCTGAGAAGCGGAGCAAGAGCCGAACAGACAAGATTAGATGCAGACTTCAGATCATCCGGAACAGAGGTGAAACAGAATTATCTGAACCTGTTCCCCAGCGCTACCCTATCGTATTTGCTAAAAGGTACCAGTACCATAAAACTCTCCTATAACCAGCGAATAGAGCGGCCAGGGCTATACTACCTGGATCCTTACGTGGACCTTACTGACCCTTTGAACATCAGCTTTGGCAACCCAACCCTGGATCCTGCAACCAGCCATACTGTTCAACTGGAGTTCGATACTTTCTTTAAAGGCACCTCTATTAACACGAATATCTATCATAATTTCACGAACAATTCTATACAGCAATTTACTGTTCTGGGCACAGATTCTGTTGCCCGCACTACTTATGGTAATTTAGGCCAGAACCGAAACTATGGATTAACCCTTAACGGCAACACCACCTTATTTAAAAAGCTGAATATCAGTATTAACTCGGGCTCTAATTATGTGAGCTATACAAGCCAGCTAGAGGGCAAACCTCAGAATAACGAAGGCTTTACATATCATATACAGGGTAGTACAAGTTACAGGTTTGGCAAGGGATGGCGCGCCAGTGGCAACTTAGGTTATAATTCTCCTAATATATTGTTACAGGGCAAAACCGGTGGCTATACCTGGAGCAGCCTTTCTGTGAATAAAGATTTTCTTAAAGATAACAAGGCAAGTATAAACCTGGCAGTAAGGAGCCCGTTCCGGAAAACCCGAAGTTCCTCAACAAAGGTTATTAACCCAAACTTTTACCAGGTGCGGGAGTCTAACACTGAGATCCGCCAGTTTAGCCTGTCTTTCAATTATCGTTTCGGAAAGCTGAAATAG
- a CDS encoding protein-disulfide reductase DsbD family protein: MLTHTSSKTLLAVALFWLFAISAVAQVLKPASWSYDTSKKQVAVGEEVELIFNVRIDKDWYLYSSDFDPDLGPMVTEFKFAKHPSYELVGKIVPVKPKKKYDDLWGGEYTYFVGTAQFRQKIKVLKPELLIKGTYEYQVCTDVDGRCIPFDDEFTFTNKQIQVTGKATTAPVTTDVPAKQPAQTINQEAQPSGELQSPVNADTLTSPAFSQDATIDTITAPENTKTIQPATQQPDLGKPATDKDDLWAFMLVAFGSGLVALLTPCVFPMVPMTVSFFTGSSSSRGQAIVKALVYGLSIIAIYTIIGTIVARLFGADGANFISTHWVPNVLFFLIFLIFAMSFFGMFEITLPSSWLTKVDAQADRGGWVGVFFMAFTLALVSFSCTGPIVGSILVASAGGETIRPVMGMFGFSLAFALPFTLFAIFPSWLSGLPKSGGWLNSVKVVLGFIELALALKFLSVADQVYHWGILDREVYLALWIVIFTLMGFYLLGKLKFSHDSDLKYISVPRLFFAIVTFGFVIYLIPGMFGAPLKALSGYLPPQTTQDFDLNAIARQGNNGGATTATVVANQLCEPPKYADFLHLPHGLQGYFDLEQAKKCAAEQGKPIFIDFTGHGCVNCREMEANVWSDPAVLKRLREEYVIVALYVDDKTDLPEGEKYISKYDGKEKATIGKKYADYQITKFNVNAQPYYVLMDENENVLVRPIAYDLNVNNFVKFLDAGVEAYKNSQSIAQN; encoded by the coding sequence ATGCTTACCCATACATCATCAAAAACCCTATTGGCTGTAGCGCTGTTCTGGCTATTTGCCATTAGCGCTGTTGCACAAGTTCTAAAACCAGCCTCCTGGAGCTACGATACCTCTAAAAAGCAGGTAGCCGTTGGCGAAGAAGTTGAATTGATTTTTAATGTTCGTATTGATAAAGACTGGTACTTATACTCTTCGGATTTTGACCCGGATCTGGGCCCGATGGTAACCGAATTCAAATTTGCAAAACACCCGTCTTATGAACTTGTTGGCAAAATAGTACCTGTAAAACCTAAGAAGAAATACGACGACCTGTGGGGCGGCGAGTATACTTACTTTGTTGGCACTGCACAGTTCCGCCAGAAAATCAAAGTACTGAAGCCGGAATTGCTAATAAAAGGTACCTACGAGTACCAAGTGTGTACCGATGTGGATGGGCGTTGTATTCCGTTTGATGATGAATTTACCTTCACAAATAAACAAATACAGGTAACCGGTAAAGCCACTACTGCTCCTGTTACAACTGATGTGCCAGCCAAACAACCAGCGCAAACTATAAATCAGGAAGCGCAGCCATCTGGTGAGCTACAAAGTCCTGTAAATGCTGATACACTTACGTCACCTGCTTTCTCTCAGGATGCAACCATAGATACTATAACAGCTCCTGAAAATACTAAAACGATACAACCTGCAACACAGCAGCCTGACTTAGGCAAGCCTGCTACCGATAAAGATGATCTCTGGGCATTTATGCTGGTAGCTTTCGGTTCGGGCCTGGTGGCTTTGTTAACGCCATGTGTTTTCCCGATGGTACCCATGACGGTAAGCTTTTTTACCGGCAGTAGCAGTAGCAGAGGGCAGGCTATAGTTAAGGCATTGGTTTATGGTTTGTCTATCATCGCTATCTATACCATTATAGGTACGATAGTAGCTCGCTTGTTTGGTGCCGATGGCGCTAATTTCATCAGTACACACTGGGTTCCGAATGTGCTGTTCTTCCTGATCTTCTTGATTTTTGCAATGTCCTTTTTCGGGATGTTTGAGATAACACTGCCAAGCTCTTGGTTAACCAAAGTAGATGCGCAAGCAGATCGTGGAGGCTGGGTTGGTGTATTTTTTATGGCATTTACACTGGCTCTTGTATCGTTCTCATGCACAGGGCCTATAGTTGGAAGTATACTGGTCGCTTCTGCCGGCGGCGAAACTATACGTCCGGTAATGGGTATGTTTGGCTTCTCACTGGCCTTTGCCCTGCCATTTACGTTGTTCGCCATCTTCCCATCGTGGCTGAGCGGATTGCCAAAATCTGGCGGGTGGCTTAACTCTGTTAAAGTAGTACTTGGTTTTATAGAGTTGGCTCTGGCGCTTAAATTTTTGAGTGTTGCCGATCAGGTATATCATTGGGGCATTCTGGACCGTGAAGTATACTTAGCCTTATGGATAGTGATTTTTACGTTAATGGGCTTTTACCTGCTGGGTAAACTTAAATTCTCTCACGATTCCGACCTGAAGTATATCAGTGTGCCGCGTTTATTCTTTGCTATTGTTACGTTTGGCTTCGTTATCTACTTAATTCCGGGTATGTTTGGAGCGCCACTCAAAGCGCTATCGGGTTATCTGCCACCGCAAACCACACAAGACTTTGACCTGAACGCCATAGCCAGACAAGGTAACAATGGCGGGGCAACAACGGCTACTGTGGTAGCAAACCAACTATGCGAGCCACCTAAGTATGCTGATTTTCTGCACCTGCCACACGGATTACAGGGTTATTTTGATTTAGAGCAGGCCAAAAAATGTGCTGCCGAACAAGGTAAGCCGATATTTATAGACTTTACCGGCCACGGCTGCGTTAACTGCCGCGAAATGGAAGCGAATGTATGGTCTGACCCAGCAGTACTGAAACGCCTTCGGGAAGAGTATGTAATTGTTGCCTTGTATGTAGATGATAAAACCGATCTGCCGGAAGGAGAGAAGTATATCAGTAAATATGATGGTAAAGAGAAAGCAACTATAGGTAAAAAGTACGCTGATTACCAGATCACAAAGTTCAATGTAAATGCGCAGCCGTACTATGTGCTGATGGATGAGAATGAAAACGTACTGGTAAGACCAATTGCCTACGACCTGAATGTAAATAATTTTGTTAAGTTTCTGGATGCAGGTGTGGAAGCTTATAAGAACAGTCAAAGTATAGCTCAAAACTAG
- a CDS encoding gamma carbonic anhydrase family protein → MPVILPVKGLMPQLGQDCFVAENATIVGDVVMGRECSVWFNAVIRGDVNAIRIGDKSNIQDGAVIHCTYQKAATTIGSNVSIGHNAIVHGCTVEDNVLIGMGSIVMDNALVQKNCIVAAGAIVLENTVCESGWIYAGIPARKVKQLSQEQIDGLDKVANNYVMYSGWFTGKE, encoded by the coding sequence ATGCCCGTTATACTTCCGGTTAAAGGCTTAATGCCACAGTTGGGTCAAGATTGTTTTGTAGCAGAGAATGCTACTATAGTTGGCGATGTAGTAATGGGCCGTGAGTGTTCGGTATGGTTCAATGCGGTTATCCGGGGCGACGTGAATGCAATTCGTATAGGTGATAAAAGCAACATACAGGATGGCGCTGTTATACATTGCACCTACCAGAAAGCCGCTACAACTATAGGTAGTAACGTATCTATCGGGCATAATGCAATTGTACATGGCTGCACCGTAGAAGATAATGTGCTGATAGGAATGGGGTCGATTGTGATGGACAATGCACTGGTGCAGAAAAATTGTATAGTGGCTGCCGGGGCCATTGTGCTGGAAAATACAGTTTGCGAATCGGGTTGGATTTATGCCGGTATACCTGCCCGTAAAGTAAAGCAACTAAGCCAGGAACAGATAGATGGGCTTGATAAAGTAGCCAACAACTATGTGATGTACAGCGGCTGGTTTACAGGCAAAGAGTAA
- a CDS encoding superoxide dismutase: MAFELPKLPYAYDALEPHIDARTMEIHHTKHHQAYTDNLNKAIAGTDMEGKSIEEILRNLDGENKAVRNNGGGYYNHNLFWEILSPNGGGQPSGELGDAINSTFGSFDQFKEKFNAAAATRFGSGWAWLCVTNGKLEICSTPNQDNTLMSFAEGCGGQPILGLDVWEHAYYLHYQNRRPDYINAFWNVVNWEEVTRRYNEAK; encoded by the coding sequence ATGGCTTTCGAACTACCGAAACTACCTTATGCTTACGATGCACTGGAGCCGCATATTGATGCCCGCACCATGGAGATCCATCATACAAAACACCACCAGGCCTATACAGATAACCTGAACAAAGCTATTGCCGGCACCGACATGGAAGGCAAAAGCATTGAAGAAATTCTGCGTAACCTGGACGGTGAAAACAAAGCAGTGCGTAACAATGGTGGCGGTTACTACAACCACAACCTGTTTTGGGAAATTCTTTCTCCGAACGGTGGCGGTCAGCCTTCTGGTGAGCTAGGTGATGCGATCAACTCTACTTTCGGCTCATTCGACCAGTTTAAAGAGAAGTTTAATGCTGCAGCAGCTACCCGTTTCGGCTCTGGTTGGGCATGGCTTTGCGTAACAAATGGTAAACTGGAGATCTGCTCTACTCCTAACCAGGATAACACCCTGATGAGCTTTGCAGAAGGTTGTGGTGGCCAGCCTATACTTGGCCTTGATGTGTGGGAGCACGCGTACTACCTGCACTACCAGAACCGCCGTCCGGACTACATCAACGCTTTTTGGAATGTGGTAAACTGGGAAGAAGTAACAAGACGCTACAACGAAGCAAAGTAG